Proteins from one Microbacterium faecale genomic window:
- a CDS encoding alanine racemase, whose amino-acid sequence MISAELRVDLDRLRRNVRAVRARMAPAELLVVIKDDAYAQGVEPIVTAALDAGAVWFGGIDLPSAVRAKRTAGDRARVLCWMTLAEAEAEAALRSGLEVGVGDADYLDRIARATETTATCARVHLKIDTGLHRNGVRPEAWNAFCARAAALERAGRIRVVGIWTHIAEASDAEDDASRSAFDDAVTAAERAGLDAEVRHLSASAAAWHRPEFRYDLVRIGAFCYGIRSEHGPDIPGVAPISSLVARVTELGDVATVGVGSVDGYPSSAGGRISVATPGGVRQLVRVDPFSSLVELWDGAAIGDEVIMFGPGDAGEPTPTDLGEATGTVGEEPLLRVSPLVPRVYDKGASPSGETPLSR is encoded by the coding sequence CGAGCTGCGCGTCGATCTCGACCGGTTGCGACGCAACGTGCGGGCCGTGCGCGCCCGGATGGCTCCCGCCGAACTCCTCGTCGTCATCAAGGACGATGCGTACGCCCAGGGCGTCGAGCCGATCGTCACGGCGGCCCTCGACGCGGGTGCGGTCTGGTTCGGCGGCATCGACCTGCCGAGCGCGGTCCGCGCGAAGCGCACGGCGGGCGATCGCGCGCGCGTGCTGTGCTGGATGACGCTGGCGGAGGCGGAAGCCGAGGCCGCCCTCCGCTCAGGACTTGAGGTCGGCGTCGGCGACGCCGACTACCTCGATCGCATCGCGCGCGCGACCGAGACGACCGCGACGTGCGCCCGCGTGCACCTCAAGATCGACACCGGACTCCACCGCAACGGCGTCCGACCGGAAGCGTGGAACGCGTTCTGCGCCCGTGCTGCAGCGCTCGAGCGCGCGGGCCGGATCCGCGTGGTCGGTATCTGGACGCACATCGCCGAGGCGAGCGACGCGGAGGACGACGCCTCTCGGTCGGCCTTCGACGATGCGGTCACCGCGGCCGAGCGCGCGGGGCTCGACGCCGAGGTGCGGCACCTCTCCGCGAGCGCGGCCGCGTGGCACCGCCCCGAGTTCCGGTACGACCTCGTGCGGATCGGAGCCTTCTGTTACGGGATCCGATCCGAGCACGGCCCCGACATCCCCGGCGTCGCACCGATCTCTTCGCTCGTGGCGCGGGTGACGGAGCTCGGCGACGTCGCCACGGTCGGCGTCGGATCGGTGGACGGGTACCCGTCGTCCGCCGGCGGCCGGATCAGCGTCGCGACGCCCGGCGGAGTGCGCCAGCTCGTTCGGGTGGATCCGTTCTCGTCACTCGTCGAACTCTGGGATGGCGCAGCGATCGGCGACGAGGTCATCATGTTCGGCCCCGGCGACGCCGGGGAGCCGACACCCACTGATCTGGGTGAGGCGACCGGAACGGTGGGGGAGGAACCGTTGCTGCGCGTCTCGCCGCTGGTGCCGCGCGTCTACGACAAGGGCGCCTCCCCGAGCGGGGAGACGCCCTTGTCGAGGTGA
- a CDS encoding DUF7455 domain-containing protein, protein MTATTTAEASVSHRLTALDRCDACGAQAYIAAEVGGSELLYCAHHGRKFEEKLREVATNWHDETAKLQD, encoded by the coding sequence ATGACTGCAACTACGACAGCCGAAGCTTCTGTCTCCCACCGCCTGACCGCCCTTGACCGGTGCGATGCCTGCGGAGCGCAGGCCTACATCGCAGCCGAAGTCGGCGGCAGCGAGTTGCTGTACTGCGCACACCACGGACGAAAGTTCGAGGAGAAGCTGCGCGAAGTGGCCACGAACTGGCACGACGAGACCGCCAAGCTTCAGGACTGA
- a CDS encoding DNA gyrase/topoisomerase IV subunit B encodes MTAEYSAHHLQVLEGLEAVRKRPGMYIGSNGSPGLMHCLWEIIDNAVDEAVAGNGDRIVVVLREDGSVEVQDSGRGIPVDVEPRTGLTGVEVVFTKLHAGGKFGGGSYAASGGLHGVGASVVNALSERLDVEVDRGGKTYAMSFHRGEPGEFTDAGEPRPDAPFAPFRNRSELRVAGKAKKGVSGTRVRYWADGQIFTKDAAFQYDELVTRARQTAFLVPGLEIVIRDERPDADPDGGVRETSYRYEGGLGEFVEFLSTDAPVTDTWRLDGTGNFTERVPTLQPDGSMMSTEVERECRVDIALRWGTGYDTHMRSFVNIIATPKGGTHQQGFEQELTKQLRAEVEKNARRLKVGSDKLEKDDVLAGLTAVLNVSIPEPQFEGQTKEVLGTPAVRSIVAKVVREGMKARFTSTKRDDKNQVSMLLDKVVSEMKARVSARAHKETQRRKNALESSSLPAKLIDCRSNDMSNSELFIVEGDSALGTARKARDSEYQALFPIRGKILNTQKASIGDMLSNAECAALIQVVGAGSGRSFDIDAARYGKVIMMSDADVDGAHIRTLLLTLFYRYMRPLIEAGRVYAAVPPLHQVIVQHPGSKPNETIYTYSDRELTALLAKLRKQNKKWREPIQRYKGLGEMDADQLADTTMSRDGRLLRRVRMEDAEAAGHVFEMLMGNEVAPRREFIVQGAAQLDKEAIDA; translated from the coding sequence GTGACAGCCGAGTATTCCGCCCATCATCTCCAGGTCCTCGAAGGACTGGAGGCCGTCCGTAAGCGGCCGGGAATGTACATCGGGTCGAACGGATCGCCGGGGCTCATGCACTGCCTGTGGGAGATCATCGACAACGCGGTCGACGAGGCTGTCGCGGGCAACGGCGACCGAATCGTCGTGGTCCTCCGCGAGGACGGCAGCGTCGAGGTGCAGGACAGCGGTCGCGGCATCCCCGTTGACGTCGAACCGCGCACGGGGCTGACCGGCGTCGAGGTCGTCTTCACGAAACTGCACGCCGGTGGAAAGTTCGGCGGTGGCTCGTACGCGGCCTCGGGCGGTCTGCACGGCGTGGGCGCGTCGGTCGTCAACGCGCTCAGCGAGCGTCTCGACGTCGAGGTCGACCGCGGCGGCAAGACGTACGCGATGAGCTTCCACCGCGGCGAACCCGGCGAGTTCACGGACGCGGGCGAACCGCGTCCTGACGCCCCCTTCGCTCCGTTCCGGAACAGGAGCGAGCTGCGCGTCGCCGGCAAGGCCAAGAAGGGCGTCAGCGGCACGCGCGTGCGCTATTGGGCGGACGGGCAGATCTTCACGAAGGACGCGGCGTTCCAGTACGACGAGCTCGTGACGCGAGCGCGCCAGACGGCGTTCCTCGTGCCGGGGCTGGAGATCGTCATCCGCGACGAGCGTCCCGACGCAGACCCCGATGGTGGGGTGCGCGAGACTTCCTACCGATACGAGGGCGGCCTCGGGGAGTTCGTCGAATTCCTGTCGACGGACGCGCCCGTCACCGACACGTGGCGCCTCGACGGCACGGGAAACTTCACCGAGCGGGTGCCGACGCTGCAGCCGGACGGATCCATGATGTCGACCGAGGTCGAGCGCGAGTGCCGCGTCGACATCGCCCTGCGCTGGGGAACGGGCTACGACACGCACATGCGATCGTTCGTGAACATCATCGCGACACCCAAGGGGGGTACGCACCAGCAGGGCTTCGAACAGGAGCTGACGAAGCAGCTCCGCGCCGAGGTCGAGAAGAACGCGCGACGACTGAAGGTCGGCAGCGACAAGCTCGAGAAAGACGACGTCCTCGCGGGGCTCACGGCCGTGCTCAACGTCAGCATCCCGGAGCCGCAGTTCGAGGGACAGACGAAGGAGGTGCTGGGCACGCCCGCCGTGCGCAGCATCGTTGCCAAGGTCGTCCGCGAAGGGATGAAGGCGCGTTTCACGTCGACGAAGCGCGACGACAAGAACCAGGTCTCGATGCTGCTCGACAAGGTCGTCAGTGAGATGAAGGCGCGCGTCTCGGCGCGCGCCCACAAGGAGACGCAGCGTCGCAAGAACGCGCTCGAGTCATCGTCGCTGCCCGCGAAGCTCATCGACTGCCGGTCGAACGACATGTCGAACTCCGAGCTGTTCATCGTCGAGGGCGATTCCGCCCTCGGCACCGCCCGCAAGGCGCGCGACAGCGAGTATCAGGCGCTGTTCCCGATTCGCGGCAAGATCCTCAACACGCAGAAGGCCTCGATCGGCGACATGCTGTCGAACGCCGAGTGCGCAGCGCTGATCCAGGTGGTCGGCGCCGGGTCGGGGCGCTCGTTCGACATCGACGCGGCGCGCTACGGCAAGGTCATCATGATGAGCGACGCCGACGTTGACGGCGCGCACATTCGCACGCTGCTGCTGACGCTGTTCTACCGCTACATGCGGCCGCTCATCGAAGCAGGGCGGGTGTACGCCGCCGTTCCGCCGCTGCACCAGGTCATCGTGCAGCACCCCGGCTCGAAGCCCAATGAGACGATCTACACGTACAGCGACCGCGAGTTGACGGCACTGCTTGCCAAGCTGCGCAAACAGAACAAGAAGTGGCGAGAGCCGATCCAGCGCTACAAGGGCCTCGGCGAGATGGACGCGGATCAGCTCGCGGACACCACCATGTCGCGCGACGGCCGCCTCCTGCGCCGCGTGCGGATGGAAGACGCGGAGGCCGCCGGTCACGTCTTCGAGATGCTCATGGGCAACGAGGTCGCCCCGCGCCGTGAATTCATCGTCCAGGGCGCGGCGCAGCTCGACAAGGAAGCGATCGACGCGTAG
- a CDS encoding SCO4848 family membrane protein yields MIPLSVLLFVNAAFNLLTWPNFFRRVVNDPRARDENGKVTTFYTVHAVLFALAMVIALISILAGIAALVGAL; encoded by the coding sequence GTGATCCCGCTTTCGGTACTCCTGTTCGTCAACGCCGCGTTCAATCTCCTGACGTGGCCCAACTTCTTCCGACGTGTGGTGAACGACCCGCGGGCGCGCGATGAGAACGGCAAGGTCACGACGTTCTACACCGTGCACGCGGTCCTGTTCGCGCTGGCCATGGTGATCGCGCTGATCTCGATCCTGGCCGGCATCGCGGCTCTCGTGGGCGCCCTCTGA
- a CDS encoding epimerase has product MKVVIAGGTGALGRALAMDLLHAGHEVVVLTRRPGHHRITGTTEVGWDPRDVGAWAHALETDGELAVVNLAGKLVDCRPTEENIRALRESRVIATEALVEAAGRLTRPVDRWLQASTTAIYGDSGEQHITEETPDPISGLPQMTGVVLPWEAAARGANATHRVTIRTSIVLDRGTPALNRLLLPAKLGFGGPIASGRQWFSWIHIDDWLRVARAALGLDSDVTLPDAPVIAATPNPVRNEELMRRLREAIGVPFGLPTPEFVLRLASIGLRTDPLLALTGRHTTSSVLAERGFAFRYPTLESALADLLR; this is encoded by the coding sequence ATGAAGGTCGTGATCGCCGGAGGAACGGGCGCGCTCGGGCGCGCACTCGCCATGGACCTCCTGCACGCCGGGCACGAGGTCGTCGTCCTCACACGCCGTCCCGGACACCACCGCATCACCGGCACGACCGAGGTCGGCTGGGATCCGCGCGACGTCGGTGCGTGGGCGCATGCGCTGGAGACGGACGGCGAGCTCGCGGTCGTGAACCTTGCCGGGAAGCTCGTGGACTGCCGCCCGACCGAGGAGAACATTCGCGCGCTCCGCGAGTCCCGGGTCATCGCAACCGAGGCGCTCGTCGAGGCGGCCGGGCGCCTTACGCGTCCGGTCGACCGCTGGCTGCAGGCGTCGACGACGGCGATCTACGGCGACTCAGGCGAGCAGCACATCACCGAGGAGACGCCGGATCCCATCTCGGGCCTCCCCCAGATGACGGGCGTCGTCTTGCCGTGGGAGGCGGCGGCACGGGGAGCGAACGCGACGCATCGCGTCACGATCCGCACGTCGATCGTGCTCGATCGCGGAACGCCGGCTCTGAACCGCCTGCTGCTGCCCGCGAAGCTCGGCTTCGGCGGTCCGATCGCAAGCGGGCGTCAGTGGTTCAGCTGGATCCACATCGACGACTGGCTGCGCGTCGCCCGCGCGGCCCTGGGCCTGGATTCCGACGTGACCCTCCCGGACGCGCCCGTCATCGCCGCGACGCCGAACCCGGTGCGCAACGAGGAGCTGATGCGCCGCCTGCGCGAGGCGATTGGCGTGCCGTTCGGGCTCCCGACACCCGAGTTCGTGCTGCGTCTCGCGTCGATCGGCCTCCGGACGGATCCGCTCCTCGCCCTCACCGGCCGACACACGACTTCGTCGGTGCTCGCCGAGCGGGGCTTCGCCTTCCGCTACCCGACGCTGGAATCTGCGCTAGCCGACCTTCTGCGCTGA
- a CDS encoding DNA gyrase/topoisomerase IV subunit A, which produces MARKQESAAPTNERIEDIALETEMQGSYLEYAYSVIYSRALPDARDGLKPVQRRILYQMAEMGLRPDRGHVKSARVVGDVMGKLHPHGDTAIYDALVRLSQDFAMRLPLVDGHGNFGSLDDGPAASRYTEARLDRAAMRMTENLNEDVVDFVPNYDGQYTQPEVLPAAYPNLLVNGATGIAVGMATNMAPHNLNEVVSAATHLLENPDATTEELMQFVPGPDFPTGGVIMGLDGIRDAYETGRGSVKVRAKTRIEQIGPRRTGIVVTELPYMVGPERVIEKLKDAVQAKKLQGISDVNDLSDRKHGLRLVIGIKTGFDAEAVLERLYRLTPLEDSFGFNNVALVDGQPSTLGLREMLVVYVNHRIEVVTRRTVHRLAKRRDRLHLVEGLLVAILDIDEVIEVIRSSETSDEARTRLCQVFDLDEVQAEYILELRLRRLTKFSRIELETERDDLRAEIAALEELLGSDALIRQRVATELEEVADELGTPRRTVLMNAKPQPKRSAKATEQDLQIADAPTLVALSTTGRAVRVDTPGGEEIAPPARRSKHDAILSTARGTIRGEIGALTSAGRMVRFSPIDLPSVPPTSISLGAGQRLRDYVGLTEKGEEIVGLVELTSDAPVAIGTAQGTVKRVVPSGVAIRPSVDVIALKPGDRVVGVATAADEADLVFVTTDARLLRFPASAVRPQGAAAAGMAGVKLSANASVLFFGAVNGDGNVVVTVSAAEGTLAGTDAGRAKTSDFGEYPAKGRGTGGVRAHAFLKGEDRLQVAWAGPDPAYALDAKGAVRKLPMTLAKRDGSGQPLEAPVTTIGRTL; this is translated from the coding sequence ATGGCGCGCAAGCAGGAATCTGCCGCACCGACGAACGAGCGGATCGAGGACATCGCGCTCGAGACCGAGATGCAGGGCTCCTATCTCGAGTACGCGTACTCCGTCATCTACTCGCGAGCGCTCCCCGACGCGCGCGACGGCCTCAAGCCGGTGCAGCGACGCATTCTCTACCAGATGGCCGAGATGGGCCTGCGGCCCGATCGCGGCCATGTCAAGAGCGCACGCGTCGTCGGCGACGTGATGGGCAAGCTCCACCCGCACGGCGATACCGCGATCTACGACGCGCTCGTGCGCCTCTCGCAGGACTTCGCGATGCGCCTGCCGCTCGTCGACGGCCACGGCAACTTCGGATCCCTCGACGACGGCCCGGCGGCGTCGCGCTACACGGAGGCGCGCCTCGACCGCGCCGCGATGCGCATGACGGAGAACCTCAACGAGGATGTCGTCGACTTCGTGCCGAACTACGACGGCCAGTACACACAGCCCGAGGTGCTGCCCGCCGCCTATCCCAACCTCCTCGTCAACGGTGCGACGGGCATCGCAGTCGGCATGGCGACGAATATGGCACCGCACAACCTCAATGAGGTCGTCAGCGCCGCGACCCACCTGCTCGAGAACCCCGACGCCACGACCGAAGAGCTCATGCAGTTCGTTCCTGGTCCTGACTTCCCCACGGGCGGCGTGATCATGGGGCTCGACGGCATCCGCGACGCGTATGAGACCGGTCGCGGATCCGTCAAGGTCCGTGCGAAGACGCGCATCGAGCAGATCGGTCCGCGCCGCACCGGCATCGTCGTCACGGAGCTGCCGTACATGGTGGGTCCGGAACGCGTCATCGAGAAGCTCAAGGACGCCGTGCAGGCGAAGAAGCTGCAGGGCATCAGCGACGTCAACGACCTCTCCGATCGCAAGCACGGACTGCGCCTCGTCATCGGCATCAAGACGGGCTTCGACGCGGAGGCCGTCCTCGAGCGCCTCTACCGCCTGACGCCGCTCGAGGACTCGTTCGGCTTCAACAACGTGGCCCTCGTCGACGGGCAGCCGTCCACGCTCGGTCTGCGCGAGATGCTCGTGGTGTACGTCAATCATCGGATCGAGGTCGTCACCCGTCGGACGGTGCACCGCCTCGCCAAGCGCCGCGATCGCCTCCACCTCGTCGAGGGCCTGCTCGTCGCGATCCTCGACATCGATGAGGTCATCGAGGTCATCCGGTCGTCTGAGACCAGCGACGAGGCGCGCACGCGCCTGTGCCAGGTGTTCGACCTCGACGAGGTGCAGGCCGAGTACATCCTCGAGCTGCGCCTGCGTCGGCTGACGAAGTTCTCACGGATCGAGCTCGAGACCGAGCGCGACGACCTGCGCGCGGAGATCGCGGCGCTCGAGGAGCTGCTCGGATCCGACGCGCTCATCCGCCAGCGCGTGGCGACGGAGCTCGAGGAGGTCGCGGATGAGCTCGGAACCCCCCGCCGCACGGTGCTCATGAATGCCAAGCCGCAGCCGAAGCGATCGGCCAAGGCGACCGAGCAGGATCTGCAGATCGCCGACGCGCCGACGCTCGTCGCGCTGTCGACCACGGGGCGGGCCGTACGCGTGGATACGCCGGGAGGCGAGGAGATCGCTCCGCCCGCGCGTCGCAGCAAGCACGACGCGATCCTGTCGACGGCGCGCGGCACGATCCGCGGCGAGATCGGCGCCCTCACCTCCGCCGGGCGGATGGTGCGCTTCTCCCCCATCGACCTGCCGTCGGTCCCGCCCACGTCGATCTCGCTCGGTGCTGGTCAGCGCCTCCGCGATTACGTCGGACTCACCGAGAAGGGCGAAGAGATCGTCGGCCTCGTCGAGCTCACATCTGACGCTCCGGTGGCGATCGGCACCGCGCAGGGCACCGTCAAGCGGGTCGTACCGTCCGGCGTCGCGATTCGCCCGAGCGTCGACGTCATCGCGCTCAAGCCCGGCGACCGTGTCGTCGGCGTCGCGACTGCGGCCGACGAGGCCGACCTCGTGTTCGTCACGACCGATGCGCGTCTGCTGCGCTTCCCCGCCTCGGCCGTACGTCCCCAGGGCGCCGCGGCGGCAGGCATGGCGGGCGTCAAACTCAGCGCGAACGCGTCCGTGCTGTTCTTCGGTGCGGTCAATGGTGACGGCAACGTCGTGGTGACCGTCTCCGCGGCGGAGGGCACCCTCGCGGGCACCGACGCCGGCCGCGCGAAGACCAGCGACTTCGGTGAGTATCCGGCGAAGGGCCGCGGTACCGGAGGCGTCCGCGCACACGCGTTCCTGAAGGGCGAAGACCGGCTGCAGGTCGCCTGGGCGGGTCCGGATCCTGCCTACGCCCTCGACGCCAAGGGAGCCGTGCGCAAGCTGCCGATGACACTCGCGAAACGCGACGGATCCGGTCAGCCCCTCGAGGCGCCGGTCACCACGATCGGCCGCACGCTGTAG
- a CDS encoding alkaline phosphatase family protein has translation MPKILPARPAKARNLAGVATEMVRSLGARGDWLAPAESAVAIVVDGLGAIQLRAHAAHARHLARAMGRRQVAQTVFPSTTAAALGSFLTGVWPGEHGLVGYRVLDPDRDRLTNQLNGYEKDGLEPATWQRASTVFERAEGIRSYSVGHSEYRATGFTQALQRGAEFVAEDDLAGRVQVACALASQHPGAFVYCYIPELDKAGHRHGVDSDAWRRTLEAIDSAIRPVLSLPHDVGALVTADHGMVDVPRSRHVLLRAGDSRLAGVRHLGGEPRLVHVYADSGVDIDDLAARWREESGAYADVSTRDEAIADGLFGASVAPHVRGRIGDVLVAARGAVAFYDDRLRNKDPQKMIGQHGSVTPEEMTVPLIRFGAYAD, from the coding sequence ATGCCGAAAATCTTACCCGCGCGCCCTGCCAAGGCCCGGAATCTCGCCGGAGTGGCGACCGAGATGGTCCGGTCGCTGGGGGCGCGAGGTGACTGGCTTGCGCCGGCGGAATCGGCTGTCGCGATCGTCGTCGATGGCCTCGGCGCGATCCAGCTGCGCGCCCACGCGGCGCACGCCCGTCACCTGGCACGCGCCATGGGGCGCCGGCAGGTGGCGCAGACGGTGTTTCCCTCGACCACCGCCGCGGCGCTCGGATCGTTCCTGACGGGCGTCTGGCCCGGGGAACACGGCCTCGTGGGGTACCGCGTGCTCGATCCGGATCGTGACCGGCTGACGAACCAGCTCAACGGCTACGAGAAGGACGGCCTCGAACCCGCGACCTGGCAGCGCGCGTCGACGGTGTTCGAGCGCGCCGAAGGGATCCGCAGTTATTCCGTGGGTCATTCCGAGTACCGCGCGACGGGGTTCACCCAGGCGCTGCAGCGTGGCGCCGAGTTCGTCGCGGAAGACGACCTCGCGGGACGCGTGCAGGTGGCCTGCGCACTCGCATCGCAGCACCCCGGGGCGTTCGTGTACTGCTACATTCCCGAGCTGGACAAGGCGGGACATCGCCACGGAGTCGACTCTGACGCGTGGCGAAGGACGCTCGAGGCGATCGACAGCGCGATCCGCCCGGTCCTCTCGCTGCCGCACGACGTCGGCGCCCTCGTGACAGCGGATCACGGCATGGTCGATGTCCCGCGAAGTCGTCATGTGCTGCTGCGCGCGGGCGATTCGCGTCTGGCCGGTGTGCGGCACCTCGGCGGCGAACCGCGTCTCGTCCACGTCTATGCCGACAGCGGAGTCGACATCGATGACCTCGCGGCGCGGTGGCGCGAGGAATCCGGCGCGTACGCGGATGTGTCGACGCGCGACGAGGCGATCGCGGACGGGCTATTCGGGGCATCTGTCGCCCCGCACGTGCGGGGGCGGATCGGGGACGTGCTCGTCGCCGCGCGTGGTGCCGTCGCGTTCTACGACGATCGACTGCGCAACAAGGATCCGCAGAAGATGATCGGGCAGCACGGATCCGTGACCCCCGAGGAGATGACGGTGCCCCTCATCCGCTTCGGCGCGTACGCCGACTGA
- the sepH gene encoding septation protein SepH encodes MEQLTIVGTEGQRLVLATEQGQRFTLEIDDMLNQEVRKARVVVEPRPQQVGPSPREIQAHFRAGLTAEEVAELLSYEIEKVRLFEGPVLAEREHIVDRALAMPVLTGIGVDQDENPTFGNAIRQKLADVSATQESWTSWKTDDGWVVKLTFEASGIERDARWSFDPRRSALAPANDDAAQLSRQGRMASDTLIPRLRALDVAQDEKDASSFDDHTFHEEDPAPAPEPERPTETADLLEALRRKRGQRETPPSAAEDSDEEPEDRPHRPLAMFSSIDPNLEETPPPAEETPAREEQPEEPPRATSADDDAPRADSSRRRGRPSMPSWDEIVFGARGDD; translated from the coding sequence ATGGAACAGCTGACCATCGTGGGTACGGAGGGACAGCGCCTCGTCCTCGCCACCGAGCAGGGACAGCGCTTCACTCTCGAGATCGACGACATGCTCAACCAGGAGGTGCGCAAGGCGCGCGTCGTGGTCGAGCCGCGTCCGCAGCAGGTCGGACCGAGCCCGCGGGAGATCCAGGCCCATTTCCGAGCCGGACTCACCGCCGAAGAGGTCGCCGAGCTGCTCTCGTACGAGATCGAAAAGGTGCGTCTCTTCGAGGGCCCCGTCCTCGCCGAGCGCGAGCACATCGTGGATCGCGCGCTCGCGATGCCCGTTCTGACGGGTATCGGCGTCGATCAGGATGAGAATCCGACATTCGGGAATGCGATCCGGCAGAAGCTCGCCGACGTGTCGGCGACGCAGGAGAGCTGGACGAGCTGGAAGACCGATGACGGGTGGGTCGTGAAGCTCACCTTTGAGGCCTCCGGTATCGAGCGCGACGCTCGCTGGAGTTTCGACCCGCGTCGCAGTGCGCTTGCCCCGGCGAACGACGACGCCGCGCAGCTCTCGCGCCAGGGCCGGATGGCGAGCGATACGCTCATCCCCCGTCTGCGTGCACTCGACGTGGCACAGGACGAGAAGGACGCCTCGTCGTTCGACGACCACACGTTCCACGAAGAGGACCCCGCCCCCGCACCCGAACCCGAGCGCCCGACTGAAACGGCCGACCTGCTCGAGGCATTGCGCCGCAAGCGCGGCCAGCGCGAGACGCCCCCGTCGGCTGCCGAGGACTCGGACGAGGAGCCCGAGGACCGCCCGCACCGTCCGCTCGCGATGTTCTCCTCGATCGATCCGAACCTCGAGGAGACGCCGCCGCCCGCTGAGGAGACCCCCGCGCGGGAGGAGCAGCCCGAGGAACCTCCCCGTGCCACATCCGCGGACGATGACGCGCCGCGCGCCGACTCCTCGCGACGCCGCGGGCGCCCATCGATGCCCTCATGGGACGAGATCGTCTTCGGCGCACGCGGCGACGACTGA
- a CDS encoding DUF4193 domain-containing protein has translation MATDYDAPRNKNEDEGSESIEALKAARSNQNTAVENDDADNPSIVLGGNDLSNVELDVVVLPPQQDEFTCMECFLVKHRSQIDHVGDAGAICLDCS, from the coding sequence ATGGCAACTGACTACGATGCACCGCGCAACAAGAACGAAGACGAGGGCAGCGAGTCGATCGAAGCCCTCAAGGCGGCGCGGTCGAACCAGAACACGGCGGTCGAGAACGACGACGCCGACAATCCGAGCATCGTCCTCGGCGGAAACGACCTGTCGAACGTCGAACTCGACGTCGTCGTTCTTCCCCCGCAGCAGGACGAGTTCACCTGTATGGAGTGCTTCCTGGTGAAGCACCGTTCGCAGATCGACCACGTCGGTGACGCCGGCGCGATCTGCCTCGACTGCTCCTAA
- a CDS encoding DUF3093 domain-containing protein, giving the protein MHQSTASSETRPRDLAVYRERLTPSLKILAAAAIVAPMVALVAVPIDQTVSLSIGLAVAILLIAVMIAVAPVVEISGRELRAGRAHIDVAHLGEAVGHLGDEGRRARGVALDPRGWYMIRGGIEGVVVVENTDPDDPVTSWTISTRTPDRVIAALRRAQRAAAEQDAR; this is encoded by the coding sequence ATGCACCAGTCCACTGCTTCGTCCGAGACTCGGCCTCGCGATCTGGCCGTCTATCGCGAACGGCTCACGCCGTCGCTCAAGATCCTCGCGGCCGCAGCGATCGTCGCGCCCATGGTGGCACTCGTCGCCGTCCCCATCGACCAGACGGTGTCGCTGTCGATCGGTCTCGCGGTCGCCATCCTTCTCATCGCGGTGATGATCGCCGTGGCGCCGGTCGTCGAGATCTCCGGACGCGAACTGCGCGCCGGGCGCGCCCATATCGATGTCGCGCATCTCGGAGAGGCGGTCGGCCATCTGGGCGACGAAGGACGCCGCGCGCGAGGCGTAGCGTTGGATCCGCGCGGGTGGTACATGATCCGCGGCGGCATCGAGGGCGTCGTCGTCGTGGAGAACACGGATCCGGACGATCCCGTCACGTCGTGGACGATCTCGACGCGCACGCCCGACCGCGTGATCGCCGCGCTGCGGCGCGCTCAGCGCGCCGCAGCGGAGCAGGACGCCCGTTAG
- the dut gene encoding dUTP diphosphatase — MSETVDVPIVASHVPVYAHPGDAGADLVSTVSVRLEAGERALVPTGVRIALPEGHAAFVVPRSGLAVKHGITIVNSPGTIDAGYRGEIKVVLLNTDRAEAYEIEAGDRIAQLIVSPVAQARFLPVDDLDESVRGEGGFGSSGYAGATTN; from the coding sequence GTGAGTGAAACCGTGGACGTCCCCATTGTCGCATCCCACGTGCCGGTCTACGCGCACCCCGGCGATGCCGGAGCCGACCTCGTCTCGACCGTCTCGGTGCGGCTCGAAGCGGGGGAGCGCGCGCTTGTCCCCACCGGGGTGCGAATCGCGTTGCCCGAGGGCCATGCGGCGTTCGTTGTGCCGCGGTCCGGGCTGGCCGTCAAACACGGCATCACCATCGTCAACTCTCCCGGCACGATCGATGCGGGCTACCGTGGGGAGATCAAGGTCGTCCTCCTCAACACCGATCGCGCGGAAGCGTACGAGATCGAGGCGGGCGACCGCATCGCGCAGCTGATTGTCTCGCCCGTCGCGCAGGCGCGTTTCCTGCCAGTCGACGACCTGGACGAGAGCGTGCGCGGCGAGGGCGGGTTCGGATCCTCCGGCTACGCCGGCGCGACGACGAACTGA